One part of the Truepera radiovictrix DSM 17093 genome encodes these proteins:
- a CDS encoding thiamine ABC transporter substrate-binding protein encodes MFQALHVWLLALGGAALGGAFVPAAAQTLEVLTHSSFSLSEELVAAFTEETGIEVTFIQGGDAGETVNRAILTRANPLADVLFGVDNSLIARAAQADLFEPYTSPQLARVPERYRFSELVTPVDVGYVNFNYDVAWFEAEGLEPPTSLEALTEPAYRDLTVVQNPASSSPGLAFMLTTIAKFGDGWLAYWAALRDNGLQVTDGWTDAYYTAFTRYGGDRPIVLSYASSPAAEVVFAEEALDAAPTANLFCEGCVFEQIEAAGILAGSDNVEAARTFIDWLLSREVQEDIPLNMFVYPVSEDAEVPEVFREHGGLPEPEHVAEIAFDEVAANLDAWLEAWTRVVQQGQDPGAVR; translated from the coding sequence ATGTTTCAAGCTCTTCATGTGTGGCTTCTGGCGTTGGGCGGCGCGGCGTTGGGGGGCGCGTTCGTTCCGGCCGCCGCGCAGACCCTCGAGGTGCTGACCCACAGCTCGTTTAGCCTCTCCGAGGAGCTCGTGGCGGCTTTTACCGAGGAGACCGGTATTGAGGTCACCTTTATCCAGGGGGGCGACGCGGGGGAGACCGTCAACCGCGCCATCCTGACCCGCGCGAACCCGCTCGCCGACGTCCTCTTCGGTGTGGACAACAGCCTGATTGCGCGCGCGGCGCAAGCGGACCTTTTCGAGCCGTACACGAGCCCGCAGCTAGCGCGCGTCCCCGAGCGCTACCGCTTCTCCGAGCTGGTGACGCCCGTCGACGTCGGTTACGTCAACTTCAACTACGACGTGGCGTGGTTTGAAGCCGAGGGGCTCGAGCCGCCCACGAGCCTCGAGGCGCTCACCGAGCCCGCCTACAGAGACCTCACCGTGGTGCAAAACCCCGCGAGCAGCTCCCCCGGGCTCGCCTTTATGCTCACCACTATCGCCAAGTTCGGCGACGGTTGGCTGGCGTACTGGGCGGCCTTGCGCGACAACGGCCTGCAGGTCACCGACGGGTGGACGGACGCCTACTACACCGCGTTCACCCGCTACGGCGGCGACCGGCCGATCGTGCTCTCGTACGCCTCGTCACCCGCGGCCGAGGTGGTCTTTGCCGAGGAGGCGCTGGACGCCGCGCCGACCGCCAACCTCTTCTGCGAGGGGTGCGTGTTTGAACAGATCGAAGCGGCGGGGATCTTGGCGGGGAGCGACAACGTCGAGGCGGCGCGAACCTTTATCGACTGGCTGCTCTCGCGCGAGGTGCAAGAGGACATCCCCCTAAACATGTTCGTCTACCCCGTGAGCGAGGACGCCGAGGTGCCGGAGGTGTTTAGAGAGCACGGCGGTCTGCCCGAACCCGAGCACGTGGCCGAAATCGCCTTCGACGAGGTGGCGGCCAACCTAGACGCCTGGCTCGAGGCCTGGACGCGGGTGGTGCAGCAGGGGCAGGACCCGGGGGCGGTGCGGTAG
- a CDS encoding GDP-mannose 4,6-dehydratase, whose translation MKIFVTGAAGFIGSHLAEALAKRGDTVIGVDNFNDYYDPGRKRRNAAAVTAHPGVTLLEADIRDRERMFALFEEHAFDAVAHIAAMAGVRNSVANPALYMDVNLVATQGLMDAARTFGVQNFVFASTSSIYGDTPDIPFRESDPCVRPPQPYAAAKRAAELLGYTYHQLYGLPFTATRFFTVYGPRGRPDMMPGLLAESLFYGRTIPLYEGDMRRDWTYVDDIVAGVVLALDKPLGYEILNLGRGAPQPLAAFIREMERVAGRRAKLEPKPKLPADVYVTYADISKARKLLGFEPKVSIPEGVERFWRWFEAEQRDLVGA comes from the coding sequence GTGAAGATCTTCGTAACCGGAGCCGCTGGGTTTATCGGCAGCCACCTCGCCGAAGCGCTCGCCAAGCGGGGCGACACCGTCATCGGCGTGGACAACTTTAACGACTACTACGACCCGGGGCGCAAACGGCGCAACGCGGCCGCCGTCACGGCGCACCCCGGGGTGACGCTTCTCGAGGCTGACATCCGCGACCGCGAGCGGATGTTCGCGCTCTTTGAAGAGCACGCCTTCGACGCGGTCGCGCACATCGCGGCGATGGCCGGCGTGCGCAACTCGGTCGCCAACCCGGCGCTCTATATGGACGTCAACCTGGTCGCGACGCAAGGGCTCATGGACGCGGCGCGCACCTTCGGGGTGCAGAACTTCGTCTTCGCCTCGACCTCGTCGATCTACGGCGACACCCCCGACATCCCCTTCCGCGAGTCCGACCCCTGCGTGCGGCCGCCGCAACCTTATGCCGCCGCGAAGCGCGCCGCCGAGCTCTTGGGCTACACCTATCACCAGCTCTACGGCCTGCCCTTTACCGCCACGCGCTTTTTCACCGTCTACGGGCCGCGGGGCCGCCCCGACATGATGCCGGGGCTGTTGGCCGAGAGCCTCTTTTACGGCCGCACCATCCCGCTCTATGAGGGCGACATGCGCCGCGACTGGACCTATGTGGACGACATCGTCGCGGGCGTGGTGCTGGCTCTCGACAAGCCGCTCGGTTACGAGATCCTAAATCTGGGCCGGGGGGCGCCGCAACCCTTGGCCGCGTTTATCCGCGAGATGGAGCGAGTCGCCGGCAGACGCGCGAAGCTCGAGCCTAAGCCCAAGCTCCCCGCCGACGTGTACGTCACCTACGCCGACATCTCCAAGGCGCGTAAGCTCCTGGGGTTCGAGCCCAAGGTCTCCATCCCCGAGGGGGTCGAGCGGTTCTGGAGGTGGTTCGAGGCGGAGCAGCGCGACCTCGTGGGCGCGTAG
- a CDS encoding type II toxin-antitoxin system RelE family toxin: MRTAYARSFIKDLKKLEGTDAYSRIHTLAFETVPQARTLGEVANLKKLTGYRDAYRIKLGEYRLGLTLEGETVVFRRVLHRKDIYRYFP; encoded by the coding sequence ATGAGGACGGCCTACGCGAGAAGTTTTATCAAGGACCTAAAAAAGCTCGAGGGTACGGATGCCTATTCCCGCATCCATACCCTCGCTTTTGAGACGGTGCCACAGGCCAGGACCCTAGGTGAGGTAGCCAACCTTAAAAAGCTCACGGGGTATCGTGACGCTTACCGGATCAAACTCGGCGAGTACCGTCTGGGTCTGACACTAGAAGGGGAGACGGTTGTTTTTAGACGCGTTTTACATCGCAAGGACATCTACCGTTATTTCCCTTAG
- a CDS encoding helix-turn-helix domain-containing protein: protein MNSTMNDAAKQTDVPIEAPSQMLRFQRKQTLYHNGDPAQSVFRVRDGLIRITRMTPEGRILTVRHVMPGDFFGEEAFMDARREEMAEALTNAQVEAIDPQLINHSDLMTITQSLSRQMQRLMDYEYHLQTGDLRQRVARYLMSLSETPLATRNDEGRIVVSATHELIAEGTASTRESVSKIITELRSEGLIESGYRSIVLLDTDTLEEIAEGF from the coding sequence ATGAATAGCACGATGAACGACGCTGCCAAACAAACCGACGTCCCTATCGAGGCGCCCAGCCAGATGCTGCGCTTTCAACGGAAGCAGACGCTTTATCACAACGGTGACCCCGCTCAGTCGGTGTTTCGCGTCCGCGACGGCCTGATCCGCATTACCCGGATGACCCCCGAGGGGCGCATCCTGACCGTGCGCCACGTGATGCCCGGTGACTTCTTCGGCGAAGAAGCCTTTATGGACGCCCGCCGTGAGGAGATGGCCGAAGCGCTCACCAACGCGCAGGTCGAAGCGATCGACCCGCAGCTGATCAACCACAGCGACCTCATGACCATCACGCAGTCGCTGTCGCGCCAGATGCAGCGCCTCATGGACTACGAGTATCACCTCCAGACGGGTGACCTGCGCCAGCGCGTCGCGCGCTACCTCATGAGCCTCTCGGAGACGCCGCTCGCGACCCGCAACGACGAGGGACGCATCGTCGTCTCGGCGACGCACGAGCTCATCGCCGAGGGCACCGCGAGCACGCGTGAAAGCGTCTCGAAGATCATCACCGAGCTGCGCAGCGAGGGGCTCATCGAGTCGGGCTACCGCTCGATCGTCTTGCTCGACACGGACACCCTCGAGGAGATCGCCGAGGGCTTCTAG
- a CDS encoding NUDIX domain-containing protein — protein sequence MRSSAKAERRRLLGGARRGYRPGETPTQAAFREVFEETGLLTVPTPVVAVLGSQARTYPDVIEPTTILFESTVVGGTLESHDG from the coding sequence GTGCGTTCTTCTGCAAAAGCGGAGCGACGACGGCTCCTAGGAGGTGCCCGCAGGGGGTATCGACCGGGGGAAACGCCCACCCAAGCTGCCTTTCGGGAGGTGTTCGAGGAGACGGGCTTGCTGACCGTACCTACGCCCGTCGTCGCGGTGCTCGGCAGCCAAGCCAGAACTTACCCAGACGTCATCGAACCGACCACCATCCTCTTCGAGAGCACCGTGGTCGGTGGAACGCTTGAGTCCCACGACGGGTAG
- a CDS encoding BamA/OMP85 family outer membrane protein codes for MPRAFHLLLLTCLLLPAAWGQSAPAAPQTAEIAGDLAEVRIEGVSSPTTESLVRVRLVARPGTPVESINLEAERNRVYNLGTFSEVSVSLEASAAGPVMVVRVRENPPIGAVELRGSQLSTEAVLAALQQENLIEVGSPFNSARAQEAVGTLQAIYQQAVGFPGTIPVTLSVLPMTPGEAPPTDEDEEAEAPPASVDFAEAEALRLIYTVDESPPLDTLTFAGATVLGESELRDLFRPLVGADAFNLQAYTAAVGRVADAYEARGFRGSGVDAQRSELVGGTLRVQLVELSILSLDTTAIGVDPAELSLQPGDLFNYDALLADVRRLAEGGDRDIRLETQTTPEGGVRVVFTSEPPGTAGPITAVRIEGNTALTDEELLEVLALGVGDTFTSALAQEDFARLSERYAAAGYLLVPEPNFNFLDGTYVQRLREVRIAGYEVDLLADAPRTNPAVITRYLPPVGSVYNQNAVQRAVLQISRLQIVQPTQVGLIPTEDPSEQVLRFAARELPSRTLRPSAELTTEGGIAFGTDLSVSDTNLFGEAHRASASISARTSDIGFLVGGSLAYTIPWLYLDFLDFQEVATELSGEVFSEVVSNQPLTFEGGRRVCLGGGECPDEERVLIGEYTQRDSGFRFGVGRPVIPNLSAGLTARFTRSDYALEPPAEVCAPGAITDTCALPVAQARAFVPQSGFSSFIGSTLAYDTRDNPEFAREGYRVTVGGGVGFGNDFSVAGVQQGYTYQQLELGGRTYLTPFSDRNHVFAFRANVGHQFGADYPESRLFIVGDTNNEATLIRGYRREDINPAQTYATATAEYRYDFGLATAVTQTVVGLAFVDLGYASSVDAALLPSAGVGLQINIGFGGGLAIPPLRLDYGFSPTHPTGVFGFRLGFNF; via the coding sequence ATGCCTAGGGCTTTTCACCTTCTCCTCTTGACGTGCCTTCTGCTCCCCGCGGCGTGGGGCCAGAGCGCCCCCGCTGCGCCGCAAACCGCCGAGATCGCCGGCGATCTCGCCGAGGTCCGCATCGAAGGGGTCAGCAGCCCCACCACGGAGAGCCTGGTACGGGTGCGGCTCGTGGCGCGCCCCGGTACCCCCGTCGAGAGCATCAACCTCGAGGCCGAGCGCAACCGCGTCTACAACCTGGGCACCTTTTCGGAGGTGAGCGTCAGCCTCGAGGCGTCCGCGGCTGGCCCCGTGATGGTCGTGCGGGTGCGCGAAAACCCGCCCATCGGGGCGGTCGAGCTGCGCGGCTCGCAGCTTAGCACCGAGGCGGTCTTGGCGGCGCTGCAGCAGGAAAACCTGATCGAAGTCGGCAGCCCCTTTAACAGCGCCCGCGCGCAGGAGGCCGTCGGGACCCTGCAGGCGATCTACCAGCAGGCGGTCGGTTTTCCGGGGACGATCCCGGTGACGCTGTCGGTGCTCCCGATGACGCCCGGCGAGGCGCCCCCCACCGACGAGGACGAGGAGGCAGAAGCGCCCCCGGCGAGCGTCGACTTCGCCGAGGCCGAGGCGCTGCGCCTCATCTACACCGTCGACGAATCGCCACCCCTGGACACCCTCACCTTTGCGGGCGCGACGGTGCTGGGCGAGAGCGAGCTGCGCGACCTCTTCCGGCCGCTCGTGGGCGCCGACGCCTTCAATTTGCAGGCCTACACCGCGGCGGTTGGGCGCGTCGCAGACGCCTACGAAGCGCGCGGGTTTCGCGGCAGCGGGGTCGACGCGCAGCGCAGCGAGCTCGTCGGCGGGACGCTGCGCGTGCAGCTCGTCGAGCTCTCTATCCTCAGCCTCGACACCACCGCTATCGGGGTCGACCCCGCGGAGCTGTCGCTGCAACCCGGCGACCTCTTCAACTACGACGCGCTCCTCGCCGACGTACGCCGCCTCGCCGAGGGGGGCGACCGCGACATCCGCTTGGAGACCCAGACGACGCCGGAGGGGGGGGTGCGGGTGGTCTTTACCTCGGAGCCGCCCGGTACGGCCGGCCCGATCACCGCGGTGCGTATCGAGGGGAACACCGCCCTGACCGACGAGGAGCTCCTCGAGGTGTTGGCGCTCGGCGTCGGCGACACCTTTACCTCGGCGCTGGCGCAAGAGGACTTCGCGCGCCTCAGCGAACGCTACGCCGCCGCCGGGTACCTGCTCGTCCCCGAACCGAACTTTAACTTTCTAGACGGTACCTACGTGCAGCGGTTGCGGGAGGTGCGGATCGCGGGGTACGAGGTTGACCTCCTTGCCGACGCGCCGCGCACCAACCCCGCGGTTATCACCCGCTACTTGCCCCCAGTCGGCAGCGTCTACAACCAGAACGCGGTGCAGCGCGCCGTGCTGCAGATCAGCCGGCTGCAGATCGTGCAGCCCACGCAGGTCGGGTTGATCCCGACGGAGGACCCGAGCGAGCAGGTGCTCCGCTTCGCCGCGCGCGAACTGCCCTCGCGCACCCTGCGCCCGTCGGCGGAGCTCACCACGGAAGGGGGCATCGCGTTTGGCACCGACCTGTCGGTGAGCGACACCAACCTCTTCGGCGAGGCGCACCGCGCGAGCGCCTCGATCAGCGCGCGAACCTCGGACATCGGCTTTTTGGTCGGGGGCAGCCTCGCCTACACCATCCCGTGGCTCTACCTCGACTTCCTGGACTTCCAGGAGGTTGCGACCGAGCTGAGCGGCGAGGTCTTTAGCGAGGTGGTCTCGAACCAACCGCTCACCTTCGAGGGGGGGCGCCGCGTCTGTTTGGGTGGCGGCGAGTGCCCCGACGAGGAGCGCGTGCTGATCGGCGAGTACACCCAGCGTGACAGCGGTTTCCGCTTCGGCGTCGGGCGGCCGGTGATCCCCAACCTCTCGGCGGGTCTCACCGCGCGTTTTACCCGCAGCGACTACGCGCTCGAGCCTCCCGCTGAGGTCTGCGCGCCGGGGGCGATCACCGACACCTGCGCGCTACCCGTCGCGCAGGCGCGGGCTTTCGTCCCGCAGTCGGGCTTCTCGAGCTTTATCGGTTCGACCCTCGCCTACGACACCCGCGACAACCCCGAGTTTGCCCGCGAGGGCTACCGGGTCACCGTCGGCGGCGGGGTAGGCTTCGGCAACGACTTTAGCGTCGCCGGCGTCCAGCAGGGCTACACCTACCAGCAGCTCGAGCTCGGCGGCCGCACCTACCTCACCCCCTTTAGCGACCGCAACCACGTCTTCGCGTTTCGCGCCAACGTCGGCCACCAGTTCGGCGCCGACTACCCCGAGAGCCGGCTGTTTATCGTCGGCGACACCAACAACGAAGCGACCCTGATCCGCGGCTACCGCCGCGAGGACATCAACCCGGCGCAGACCTACGCCACGGCGACCGCCGAGTACCGCTACGACTTCGGGCTCGCGACCGCCGTGACGCAGACGGTCGTGGGGCTCGCGTTCGTCGACCTCGGGTACGCCTCGAGCGTCGACGCCGCGCTGCTGCCGAGCGCCGGCGTGGGGTTGCAGATCAACATCGGCTTCGGCGGCGGCCTTGCCATCCCCCCGCTGCGCCTCGACTACGGCTTTTCGCCGACGCACCCCACGGGGGTGTTCGGCTTCCGCTTGGGGTTTAATTTCTAA
- a CDS encoding DivIVA domain-containing protein yields MKLSPLDIQHQEFATALNGFNKAQVRDFLEQAAEALEALARENQALKDELVKRDALISELRAGESELRRAVVSAERLGSEMKERAQREAELIIQEAKAERAALLREAEAELRELKAEFARTEREHRLFSEQFRGMLRAYERSLDSVSRTPGVPVIRDE; encoded by the coding sequence GTGAAACTCAGCCCACTCGACATCCAGCACCAGGAGTTTGCAACCGCCCTCAACGGTTTTAACAAGGCGCAGGTGCGCGACTTTCTGGAGCAGGCCGCCGAGGCTCTAGAGGCGCTCGCCCGCGAAAACCAGGCGCTCAAAGACGAACTCGTCAAACGCGACGCGTTAATTAGCGAGCTGCGCGCCGGCGAGAGCGAGCTGCGCCGCGCGGTCGTCTCGGCCGAACGCCTCGGCAGCGAGATGAAAGAGCGGGCACAGCGCGAAGCCGAGCTGATCATCCAAGAGGCCAAGGCCGAGCGCGCCGCCCTGCTGCGCGAAGCCGAAGCCGAGCTGCGCGAGCTTAAAGCCGAGTTCGCCCGCACCGAACGCGAGCACCGGCTCTTTAGCGAGCAGTTTCGCGGCATGCTGCGCGCTTATGAGCGCAGCTTAGACAGCGTGAGCCGTACGCCGGGGGTGCCGGTCATCCGCGACGAGTAG
- a CDS encoding YggS family pyridoxal phosphate-dependent enzyme: protein MSALDAVKTRLERACARAGRDPRAVTLVAVTKGRSAEEVEAQLLGRGHLTLGESRVQEWRSKAARLAERGWAPEWHFIGNLQTNKVKYCAPFYALHSLNSRRLAEALEAFGARRAHRFRVFVEVNVAGEASKQGVPLAEAEALVRYAQGLPHLEVLGLMTIAPYSHDPEAVRPVFRALRELRDRLALEALSMGMSGDFEVAIEEGATHVRVGSALFTPDTATLPEPPAGPRDRKGTA, encoded by the coding sequence ATGAGTGCGCTAGACGCCGTCAAGACGCGCCTCGAGCGCGCCTGCGCGCGCGCAGGGCGCGACCCCCGGGCCGTGACGCTGGTCGCCGTCACCAAAGGGCGCAGCGCCGAGGAGGTCGAGGCGCAGCTTTTGGGGCGCGGCCACCTCACGCTGGGCGAGAGCCGCGTCCAGGAGTGGCGCAGCAAAGCCGCGCGGCTTGCCGAGCGGGGCTGGGCGCCCGAATGGCACTTTATCGGCAACCTGCAGACGAACAAGGTCAAGTACTGCGCGCCCTTTTACGCGCTGCACTCGCTCAACTCGAGGCGTCTTGCCGAGGCGCTCGAGGCTTTCGGCGCGAGGCGCGCGCACCGCTTTCGGGTCTTTGTCGAGGTCAACGTCGCGGGCGAGGCGAGCAAGCAGGGCGTACCCCTGGCCGAAGCCGAGGCGCTCGTGCGCTACGCGCAAGGGTTGCCGCACCTCGAGGTCTTGGGGCTCATGACCATCGCCCCCTATAGCCACGACCCGGAGGCGGTGAGACCGGTGTTCCGGGCGCTCCGCGAGCTGCGTGATAGACTCGCGCTAGAGGCGCTCTCGATGGGGATGAGCGGCGACTTCGAGGTCGCCATCGAGGAGGGGGCGACGCACGTGCGCGTAGGTTCGGCGCTGTTTACGCCCGACACCGCGACCCTTCCGGAGCCCCCCGCCGGACCGCGTGACAGGAAAGGGACCGCGTGA
- the rnhA gene encoding ribonuclease HI: MTLTDFPHHPPAKAPRKAVLIYTDGSCDTASRRGGWSYLLVYGEHRKTASGSASDTTNNRMELTAAVEALSALTEPCAVTLVTDSQYLKKAFSEGWLRSWQRNGWRTAGKQPVKNRDLWERLLELTARHQLTWRWTRGHAGDPENELVDRLALQARQRGR, encoded by the coding sequence ATGACGCTGACCGATTTCCCCCACCACCCCCCTGCGAAGGCGCCGCGCAAAGCGGTGCTCATCTACACCGACGGCTCGTGCGACACCGCCTCGCGGCGGGGCGGCTGGAGCTATCTGCTCGTCTACGGCGAGCACCGCAAGACCGCCTCGGGGTCTGCGAGCGACACGACAAACAACCGTATGGAGCTGACCGCCGCGGTCGAAGCGCTCTCGGCGCTGACCGAACCCTGCGCCGTGACCCTGGTGACCGACTCGCAGTACCTCAAAAAGGCCTTTAGCGAGGGGTGGCTGCGCAGCTGGCAGCGCAACGGCTGGCGCACGGCGGGAAAGCAGCCGGTCAAAAATCGCGACCTCTGGGAGCGGCTGCTGGAACTCACCGCGCGCCACCAACTCACCTGGCGCTGGACCAGGGGGCACGCGGGAGACCCCGAAAACGAGCTCGTCGACCGCCTAGCGC
- a CDS encoding purine-nucleoside phosphorylase has product MPLSEAPPLQRTLHDAVDAVRAHTDFAPEIALILGSGLGPLADEIAAQATLPYREIPGFAPSTAPGHAGELILGTLAGRDVVAMKGRLHVYEGITAAQAAFPVRLMHALGARSLVVSNACGGLNPHFRAGEIMLQLDFINFTGTNALIGPNDEALGPRFPVAFDAYDPEYLETARAVARREDIRLCEGVYLAISGPSYASRAELRMFRGFGADAIGMSTVHEVLVARHQGLRVLGLSVVTDMALPDGERHADEGDVLETAARTGPTFRRLVKALLPHL; this is encoded by the coding sequence ATGCCCCTTTCAGAAGCCCCTCCCCTACAAAGGACGCTGCACGACGCGGTAGACGCCGTGCGCGCCCACACCGACTTCGCCCCCGAGATCGCCCTGATCCTCGGGTCGGGCCTCGGGCCGCTCGCCGACGAGATCGCCGCGCAAGCCACCCTCCCCTACCGCGAGATCCCCGGCTTCGCACCGAGCACCGCCCCCGGCCACGCCGGAGAACTCATCCTCGGAACGCTCGCGGGCCGCGACGTCGTCGCCATGAAGGGGCGGCTGCACGTCTACGAGGGGATCACGGCGGCCCAAGCGGCCTTCCCGGTACGCCTCATGCACGCCCTCGGCGCCCGCAGCCTCGTGGTCAGCAACGCCTGCGGCGGCCTCAACCCCCACTTCCGCGCGGGCGAGATCATGCTGCAGCTCGACTTCATCAACTTTACGGGTACAAACGCCCTTATCGGCCCCAACGACGAGGCGCTCGGCCCCCGCTTCCCCGTCGCCTTCGACGCCTACGACCCCGAATACCTCGAGACCGCCCGCGCGGTCGCGCGCCGCGAAGATATCCGCCTGTGCGAGGGGGTCTATCTGGCGATCAGCGGCCCGAGCTACGCCAGCCGCGCCGAGCTGCGCATGTTCCGCGGCTTCGGCGCCGACGCCATCGGGATGTCGACCGTCCACGAGGTGCTCGTCGCGCGCCATCAAGGGCTGCGCGTGTTGGGGCTCTCGGTGGTGACCGACATGGCGCTCCCCGACGGGGAACGCCACGCCGACGAGGGGGACGTGCTCGAGACCGCCGCGCGGACCGGCCCCACCTTTCGGCGCTTGGTCAAGGCGCTCTTACCGCACCTTTAG
- a CDS encoding MerR family transcriptional regulator, with translation MSRGRYTVNEVEERTKVSGSTLRQWERRYGFPKPERSTSGYRLYCDEDVRLIEAMKRFIAEGVPASRAAELVRQLEPAPARPSTLSELQAGLVGALVQLDEAAAERLLGEAHALHPVETVLELVRKTMVEIGTLWHRGAVSTTTEHFASAYLHGRLRALLSVMGNPKRAPMVIIACAPSEQHELGALCLAVLLRRAGYRVLYVGANTPLKELREMADELAPVGVMISASSPEAFRQLQAGRRYLQGIAPVLAFGGGFFNRQPELAQSLGGTFLAEEGALAVERFNDLVLEKGVMRA, from the coding sequence GTGAGTAGGGGTCGTTACACCGTCAACGAAGTCGAGGAACGTACGAAGGTGTCGGGCAGCACGCTGCGCCAGTGGGAGCGGCGCTACGGCTTCCCTAAACCCGAACGCTCGACTTCGGGGTACCGGCTCTACTGCGACGAGGACGTGCGCCTTATCGAGGCGATGAAGCGCTTTATCGCCGAGGGGGTGCCCGCTTCGCGCGCCGCCGAGCTCGTGCGCCAGCTCGAGCCCGCCCCCGCGCGGCCGAGCACGCTCAGCGAACTGCAAGCGGGGCTCGTCGGGGCGCTTGTCCAGCTCGACGAAGCCGCCGCCGAAAGGCTGCTCGGCGAAGCGCACGCGCTGCACCCGGTTGAGACGGTGCTCGAGCTCGTGCGCAAGACGATGGTCGAGATCGGGACCCTGTGGCACCGCGGCGCGGTGTCGACGACGACCGAGCACTTCGCGAGCGCGTACCTCCACGGGCGTCTGCGGGCGCTGCTAAGCGTGATGGGCAACCCCAAACGGGCGCCCATGGTCATCATTGCCTGCGCCCCGTCGGAGCAGCACGAACTCGGCGCGCTCTGCCTCGCGGTGCTTTTGCGCCGCGCGGGTTACCGCGTCCTCTACGTCGGGGCCAACACGCCGCTTAAAGAGCTGCGCGAGATGGCCGACGAGCTCGCTCCCGTAGGCGTCATGATCTCGGCCTCCTCCCCCGAGGCCTTTCGGCAGCTGCAAGCGGGGCGCCGCTACCTTCAAGGGATCGCCCCCGTGCTCGCTTTCGGCGGCGGCTTTTTCAACCGCCAGCCGGAGCTCGCGCAGAGCTTGGGCGGCACCTTCCTCGCCGAAGAGGGGGCTTTGGCGGTCGAACGCTTTAACGACCTCGTCCTTGAAAAGGGGGTGATGCGCGCGTGA